Genomic window (Phragmites australis chromosome 5, lpPhrAust1.1, whole genome shotgun sequence):
GAGTCTTGAATTCTAGTATTTTGAGAACCCGATCAGCCATTGCTTCCCAGATAAAGATGCAGGGGGGAATTGCAAGCGCTCCTGGTACTACTTTCAAGGTATCAGATGCAGAGATATTCTTGTTCTCCGGTATCGGAGCAGCGGACTCTCTAAGGCCAAGCTCATGCTCCAGCAATGGCAAGGATGACCCTACTCACACAGATACAAACGGTGCAGGTGGCGAAAACCATGTATCGTCAGAGAAGCGACTGAGCTCTGCGAGTCGAGCTAAGGACCGTCTCAAGATGATGCTGAGATGGCCTCGCCACAAGACGCCAAAGAAATCAGAGGACAACGGCCCGCTGGATTCCATCAAGAAACTGAACGAGCACGCCGTCGAGACACCAGCTCCGCTGAGGCAGAAATTCACCAAGACAACGGCGCTCAACAACAAGCGAACTCTTGCAGTGAAAAGCTCCACCCCTAGCTCAGCCACCAAGAAGAAGCTCAACACGAAGCTCATCCATGGCATCATGGAGGCCATGCCACAGCTGGCACCGTCCGGGCGGTCTCGTTCCCCGACTAGCACCCTCCCGAGGTCCTCCATGTCGTTTACTCCACCACCGTTGGCGAAGCTGAAGGGCATCTGCCTGGATGACGAGATCTCAATGGCGACGCCGCCATCCGGTAAGCTGAAGGACATTGTCCTGGACAGCGACACCATGGAGGACCCGTCGTGCTCCAACTCGTCGATGGACGATGGCGGCGCCGCCAGCGGTCCGGTGGGGAATGCAACCAGGAGGCACGGGTGCGGGAACGGGAGGCTGATCAACATCTGCTTCGGCGCGCAGGGCCTCACCGTGGAGGACTCGGTGAGCGGGCAGCAgacgagcaagatgttcaagcaGCAGTGCCTCAGGGTGTCTTGATTGAAGGACGCCGCCCCTCCTAGTGTCTCTCTGAATGGTTGTGCAGTTCAACGTCTATCGGCCTGTTGAACTCCATGGTTAACTGGTGCGTGTGATTAACTGATTGGCTTGTTTTCTCCCGCGTGTATGTTGAGGCGTGTGCTTGATTTCTGGTTGTGAATTTCATAATTAGTGATGATCCTATGTATTTGTGCAATTGTGCTTGTGTTCACTCATGATGTTGACGAATTCGCAGCTCGAGGTATCTAATTCAGAACGTCCAATATTCACTTCTGATCAATTCACTTTACAGCAGCAACTTACAGATAGTTAATGTCTCACGGATGACAAcaaatttgcacaaaaaaaatacatctgCAAAACATTTTTTCCCCTGTAGAAGCTAAGCAGGAGCAGTTCCTTTTTGCCCATGCCCAACAAACTAGCACTTCCTCCACTGCAAAACATTTTTTCCCCTGTAGAAGCTAAGCAGGAGCAGTTCCTTTTTGCCCATGCCCAACAAACTAGCACTTCCTCCACTACATCAAAATTCGGATTTACAGCAGGAAGCACCTAACAATCTAAAacattaaagtaaaaaaaaagaaaagaacagaagCTATGAGCCTCTGGGCAAACACCTAGACGCCTGAAGCTTTTGCGCTAATCACATTGCACGCGGAGGTGTTGCAATAAATCATGAGCCATTTGAACTTCACCAGCTCGGGCGTCATTTTACCATCACCATTTCTCGCAGCATTTTACCCTTGTGTCACCAGTTCTTGACGCGGCCACTTCCAAGATAAAATTGAAGGACCGGCCAAGCTTGATGTCGTCCAGGATAATGAAGGAAATAAACCTGATTTTGCATGGTAAACACCATCCTCCAAGCACATAAATATGTTCATTTGAAGCTGTCGATGGTGACCTTAACCTCCCCTGAGCCTTCTCCAAGCACATGACCACTCATTTCGCAGCTGTTCAAGGTAATCTCCATCCTCCAGGCGCATAATTTAACACCTCCAGCAGCATCAAAATTGAAGGCTTTTCATGCATCAGTTTGGCAATAAATGAGTGTCTACCACGTGCAACTGTCCTGCTATCGCCCCACAAACACTGGTTGCAAGAGGCGATTGATCTGTTGGATCAGTAGGTTGGCACCAGCCTCAAACCCTTAGGGTACGGCAACCAACACCACACCACTAGTTGATCTCTCCTTCCTCTGCATCTTTATCGCTGGGAACACTGCTcggttcttcatcttcttcatcgtctGTTTTCATGAATAGTCCAAGTTGTTCCAAAGGATTGACAAATCCAGGAAGAAAACTCGGCATACCATCCTGGGAGCGCTCTGGACTAGTCTCATCAACAGAGCTCACAATATGTTCTGCTGTGGCTGTTCCAAGCATTTCCAAATCCTTGAGATGGAGGTTATCATTGATTTCTACGGTTCTCTCCATCTGCATATAGGTTTTATTTTTTAGCAGCATGACAAAATGGGAAATCGCTACTGCTAGTAAATGCAATTTTCACTTGCCTCCTGCAGGGCCTGACGAGCCTTCTCCCTCTCAAGATCCCGTTTACGTTTAGCTTCAGCTTCAGCTTCAGCTCTGCGAGCTTCCATAGCCGCATTACCTTCAGCTAACAGCCGTGCTTTCTCTGCATCCACAAACAAGAACcttgttgagagagagagagagagcaattAGCAGCAAATGAGGCATGTGAATACGCCTTTTACCTTCCTTCTGGAGCTTTTCCAGTTCATCCTGTTTGTCCCCACCCTGAGCTCATCAGAACAATACAGGTCAGAAATGACATCATGACCTCATAAAATCAGCAAAGAAAGTTGCTAGACGAACAAGGTCCTATTACCTGGCTGAGAACGCCACGAGCTTTGACAATCACATCAGCATAACGGCTCCTCAAAAGGGCTGCTCGTAAAAGCTTGTCCGGGGAGACTTGCCTATCGGATTTTGAGTTGTCCCCTAAATGTTTCATTTGGGAAAGGATCAGATGATCCGATCAGCTTAGTGCACTGAGACCACTCGATGGTCTCATATGTACCGGCCTACAAAATCATGCTTACCCTCTTCTGGTGCAGGCTTGGACTCACTGTCCTCTTCACGGAGTCCCACATTATCAGCAGGACCTGTGATTTAAGGACTAGTTAGCCCACAACTAAAAATAACTTCAAACACAGTTTCTAACTGCAAAAGGATAGAATAGCTAAACAGTCAGAGAAAGTAAGCCATACAGTTGGCATCAGCTGGACTAATAACATCACTCTTGTCCTGCTCCACCAGCTGGTCAGGTTTCTTAGTTCCCTAAAATTAAGAAACAAACCAATTATTTCAGTACAGTCCAGTCAACTAAATTGGGAAGAATTCCACATCCTTGCCACAAGAAAATAATACCAGGATATAAAGATCAAAGCTGGCCTAAAATGACGAAGAACACAACCAAAATCACATTGCCAATACAATTGAGGTACAATTTGCAAGAATAAGGCATTATTGCATAAGGGCTGGCGTAGGAGAAAGCCAACCTATACAGTATAAGCTACAAAGCTATTTACTGATAGGCATACAAACAATGCTGTCAGAAAGACTGAAAGAGTAGCCAAAAAACAGGAGATAAGTCACAGTTGCAAACACAATCGCCAGTGACTAGGGAAGATAAGAGAAAGGTAATGACATGGTTCTAGGAAGGATAACAAGATGGAAAGGTTGCATATATATGACTGGtcaataatatattttgtgctTTTTACCACAAAGCATTCACAACATCAAATAGCCCACAGTCCATTAACTAATATAATTTAAAGGTCTGCATTATGTTTGAAGCACCCAATAGTAAATTGCCAAAGTACCTTCGCAACCTTTGCTGGGCTAACAACCTTTTCTGATTCACTTTCAGAGTCACTGCCTGAGTCAGAATCTGCATTACCAAGTACCAACACCATTGTGAACAACTGGGACTTTCAGGTATCTCAAAATGGGAAAAGTTCAAGAAATATTATATTATGATTATTCGGTAGGATGCGCACGACAATCACAGTTTGCAAGAGCTTACTCTTACTACGAGGTCAGTTTGTTAAAAGTTAGTAGGATGAGATAACTGCAGAAGGGTTTCCTGTGTACACTTCAATGAAATCTTAACAACCCAATTTTAAAAAACAATACATGCTAAGAGATTACTAAAAGCTTTAACGAAACGGAGATCATATGCACAAATACACACTCCCATCAAAAAAATATGACGTTCATGGAGTAACATGTTTCTCCTCTACTTCTAGATCCCTGCCAAATTTGCAACTAATTGCCCAGAgtctaaataaagaaatatgatataacacaaattcaaaaatataaatatgacaAGGGAAATAGCCAGATTTTCAAAGCATTTACAACATAGAGTTGGGAAGAGAAACAGCATTTCTTTACACAAGAATGTCTATAATTATAAAAACAAATGCAGATAAACACAATGAGACACAGACCACTGGAAGATGCTTCAGAGTCGCTGCTGGAACTACTTGGACTACCACCCTTGCTACTCCTGATTTGTGCATCTTTTTCTATCAAAATAGGGGAGGCATTACCACAAATATCCACATCCTCCTCAACAGGCTCGCCACCTGCATGCACCGAAAACAAATATCTGACTACTGCAAGGCATGGAATTTAAATCTATAGAGGATTTCAGGCTATAAGAAAGAGAACCTTTGCATGGATTTGTAGACGAGTGGCTAAGGCCAGATACATTCACAGCCTCGTTCTCAGAAGGCTCAGAtttcgcctgctggttctgccCTCTATCTTGCAAATACTTGTCAACATGTTTCTTCAGCTCGAATAGTAGGTCGTCACTGACAGCATGGATGTCAATCTCTATCTCTCCATCACCAAGCTGATCTGTATTGTTGTCAATGCATTGTTGCAGCAGATCAATTATGTGAGCAGGTAAATCCTGATCCTCGGATAAAGAAGACAAACAGTTCCCAAAggcttctttctcatcataaGTCATCTTTGGCTTTACACACTCTGCTTGCCTTACACACTCCATTGACACCTCGCTGCAGTCCACAGGAGGAGTCTTCCTCCTCTTTGAGTCAGCTCTGTCAACCTCAACATGTGTCTCAGTGGCAACAGAAGCCAATTTCTTTTCAATCGTCCTCCATCTATTCTCAAACATCTTGTTCAGTAGGATGGCCATGTCATGCACTGCATGCCCACGAGGATTGTAAGTCATCGCATTGTTAAAGGTCAGCCTAACATCAGCCGCAAAATCTGATGGGCTTGTGTATGAGCCAGAGTCGAGCTTCTTCTTGACAGTACCAAGGTCCATTGGGTGCTTGATGATGTCAAAATAATCTGGAATTTGCAGCTTCACCACATCAACTGGGACATTAAATATATGACTATATTTATGAGTCATCAGCTTCTTCAAAATTGCATCGCACTGCTTAAAAACTGCAGCTTCAGATAACACTGCAGAAGGTTCAGGCCGGGGTTTTGTAGGCAAGAACCGTCCCTTAGCACCACGAACAGCATGGCTCCCGCGTTGCACCTTCTTGGGTCGAGGGGCAGCTGACGATGACAACGCAGGTGCTCGATTGACAGGGACAGAGGCTGCAAACTTTGGCTTCTTGAGGAGATCTCGGACAGAATCAAGCTCTGCCCGGAATCTCTTCCGAAGATACCGCCGCTCAGACGATGACATCTTGGATGGCACAAAGATCTCCCGCTTCACATCGAAGCCATCGCTGTTTAGACTGATGCACTTGCGCTTTGGAGCCGACGAGTCCTCTGAGTCAACACAAACAGGGCTGCCGGCTGCACCTTCCGACTCGCCGACAGTCTCTGCATAACCCCGCGGCGCGGCTTCCGCCACGCCCCGGATGGCCATTTCTTCGTAGCCCCTCTTTATT
Coding sequences:
- the LOC133919231 gene encoding transcription factor GTE9-like — its product is MWVHATFCPHQSVAPQGNHPRPPGNHLKESQSAPPLHVTSCPTRPLRSPHPDLPRPPSDSSNPTARIRPAPPACPAPAYKYAPRVAYTPRVTVAPLRSSPVAGLKCALRISTSGSAWSGGSGRFEKGKKRISRQRGDDSTREARKREKKREDKARRQGGHRALPDPPFSRVDPARPREDAASSRFIPAPGSQLLQIQLPRSDSLAPGHMTPTVLMEFGQQRPIKRGYEEMAIRGVAEAAPRGYAETVGESEGAAGSPVCVDSEDSSAPKRKCISLNSDGFDVKREIFVPSKMSSSERRYLRKRFRAELDSVRDLLKKPKFAASVPVNRAPALSSSAAPRPKKVQRGSHAVRGAKGRFLPTKPRPEPSAVLSEAAVFKQCDAILKKLMTHKYSHIFNVPVDVVKLQIPDYFDIIKHPMDLGTVKKKLDSGSYTSPSDFAADVRLTFNNAMTYNPRGHAVHDMAILLNKMFENRWRTIEKKLASVATETHVEVDRADSKRRKTPPVDCSEVSMECVRQAECVKPKMTYDEKEAFGNCLSSLSEDQDLPAHIIDLLQQCIDNNTDQLGDGEIEIDIHAVSDDLLFELKKHVDKYLQDRGQNQQAKSEPSENEAVNVSGLSHSSTNPCKGGEPVEEDVDICGNASPILIEKDAQIRSSKGGSPSSSSSDSEASSSDSDSGSDSESESEKVVSPAKVAKGTKKPDQLVEQDKSDVISPADANCPADNVGLREEDSESKPAPEEGDNSKSDRQVSPDKLLRAALLRSRYADVIVKARGVLSQGGDKQDELEKLQKEEKARLLAEGNAAMEARRAEAEAEAKRKRDLEREKARQALQEMERTVEINDNLHLKDLEMLGTATAEHIVSSVDETSPERSQDGMPSFLPGFVNPLEQLGLFMKTDDEEDEEPSSVPSDKDAEEGEIN